Genomic DNA from Solanum pennellii chromosome 3, SPENNV200:
ATATACCCTCTGAAAAAGTTAGAAATAAGATTTCTTGGCGAACTAGATCAATTCTACTAACGCTTAATTACGTATCTTTTTTTCGAGTTTTCAAATTATCATTCATGCCAGATTTTGATATTCCAGACATATATCTCGAATACATGAATTATAATTCATTTCCCCCTATGTATCTAACTACTATCTATATTATAAGAGAGTGTGTCATGCATTTAGGAGTatctaattttgaaatttagtatgaagttattgatttattttaaattatagaaAGAGAATAATTATAATTAGAATGCAAGTTGtagtttatcatattttttctttttctttccttagCCCTCTTAGTTTCTCACATCCTGACAATTACTAGGTTCGGAAACTTGCCTTTAattaatagaataaataaataaatccaaataaataaatcCAAATAAAGATAATGAGAATAAACAGAGAGTGACTAATAAAGGATGATTTACTGTATGCTTTTTCTGATTCTTTGCGATCAGGCATCTTCTTAATCACTATATTTAATGACACAGTTTACACTAATTAATGACGAATCAAAAATTTAATGACAGGTTTCATCTTAATGCTTATCCAACACAGCCAGCACCACGGCTACAGATTCCCGAAAGTGACGCCACCGAGAATCTACACAACCCTAGGGCTCCCGCCGACGATGACTCTTCCTCAACTTCCACCGGCGGCAGAACTCTACCGTCGGCGAATAACGTCCTTCCGTTTGTTGGCTGAGCATCGATAACAACACCTTCAAGTTCCGCCGCTGCACCGCCGTCAAATGCTCCGTCTCCCAACCTCCGTTCAACTTCTAAATACTCTCCTAGTGACGCAGGTTTGGAATCACACTCATCTCTACAAAGCCTCCACCACCTCCGCCTTCGGCAATGTCGTCGTTCCTCCTCTTCCACCGCCGCTACTCTACTCTTCTTCGATTTCCTGTTCTTCTGAGAAGTAATCCCCGCGCCGGCTGAGCTCTCAACGATCGACTGACGGTTCTGAGTCATCGACGGAGCTCTGAACGTGATCGCCTGGAATGTAACTCCCATGAGTGTTCCTAATGTTATACTCCGATCATGGAAAAATGAACCTGTAGACTGTTCCCACAGTTAAACGtattaaatctcaaaattatcatacaattttgaaaaaaaattaaaaaagcaATTGAGCAATGACGATTACCTCAGTGTCGAGATCAGACGAAGAAACCGATGAAATTGTAGGAGAAGAAGGTGGCGGTACCAAATCAGTCGCCGGATCCAACATTGCTACCAAAATTAGGGCTTCAATATTTTGAGGGGATAAGCAAAAAGGGTAAGATTACAGCACGAGATGAAGCTACTGGAAGTATTATTGTTGGGCTTAGAATATGATTCTTGTGCATCAGTAATGGTCCTGCAGGGTGGTGGGGGTAGGGGTAAATTAGGGGCACACTATACAATCATACCTTTTCTTGGTGGAAGAGTGGAACAAAAAGTCCATCAAATCATTTCACTCTTTTAACTTTTCGTGTTCGGTTAAAATTATACAggtattaataatataaacattattaGCTACTTGTTTTTCTATCTAACATGagattataaattaattatctcgTATATTTTGCATTTATATTTAGCTTTTTTATTTGGCACACTGTTtcttgataattttattttttcttgaatccattttattgaaaaatgatttttttacttttccaaGACAGAAATTATAAGATCTGTATACACATTACTCTCGTCAAGTACACTTGTGAATCTATACTCAATTTGTTATTGCTTCACAAGTTATCTTAAATTAATCATTCTTCTTTGTGTTTGTGATCTTTTATCATAAAAGAATTAGCACATTGATTTGGCTCTTTTCGTGTCCGTCTACATCTTTAATCCCATAGCTTTTCTTGTTGGTTGATGCATCACatctcattaaattttttttcgatTAAAAAAGCCTTGTCTCGTGGAGTTACAGTTTACAACTCATGAATCATGATGTTGACATTAAGATCGACAAGatgaaaatttctaaattattaaACAAGACTTAGGtggagagaaaaataataatttgtagcTTAATTATAATCGTAATTATGAATGTGATCATTCAATCATTCTGCTTaaatttaagctcaaattaGTTAGGCATGTTATCCATTCATTTTACTCTATTAAAGTGAATTCTATATcatgttatattatatgtttttataatatattttacgaTATCAATCAAAAGATAATTGAGACAAACgctattaatataaaaagattttGACAGTATTCATCTAATTAATATCCATTCTTGATAATGTTGTTGCTCCACAACCATAGTCTTTTGACTTTCTTAATTATGTTGAGACAAACGGTATTATATTCAATTCTATGCTTAATACCTTAACAGATCACATCATTATTATAAAGCTATTGAGTTTACATGAACCAACAGGCGTGCCTCATAAAACAGGTCTCTTTTGCAGTATGATAATTGTTCATGAGTGCTGGTCCTATAaatttgcttcttcttcttttggggTGGGTTGAGGGGGGTGGGGTTGGGGTTGGGGTACTAAACAATCATGCCTATGGTGACAATGGGTTTTTGTAAGTGGAACCAATATTGTGCTGGATTATACGAAAACAGCCCAATGCAATCAAATCTTTCTAATATTGGGCTGCATTATATTGACAGAAGCCCAACACAGCATAAGATTCTAACCCTGACAAATGGGCTTGCAAAATACTCCATTCGAAATGGGCTTGGAAATAGGCTTCTCTAAAATGGTTCTGACTAATCGCGATTCGAAGTGGTGGATAGAGAGACCGATATCGTATGACAATtgtatttcatttatatatacttCTTTATGTGgaaattcttttatatttatatttattttgttaataccaattaataatattatatatatatactactcataattatttttctttgagcAAACATAGTAactatttattactattataatcaatattattattcaaaacacatgaataattatttatttagaagtTACTCTCACTCcacctaaaaaaataataaaatttcaaacacGTGATTTTTGTCAACtattttttatgagttaaatTCATAGGAGAGTGGAAGACATTTGCAAAATATTTGGTTGGTGATCAGactttaattaattcaaagaCATTTTAATCCCAATCATTAACAAATAGCCTAATTACTAATTGGCTCACATGTCAgctactaataataataataataataataataataataatNNNNNNNNNNNNNNNNNNNNNNNNNNNNNNNNNNNNNNNNNNNNNNNNNNNNNNNNNNNNNNNNNNNNNNNNNNNNNNNNNNNNNNNNNNNNNNNNNNNNNNNNNNNNNNNNNNNNNNNNNNNNNNNNNNNNNNNNNNNNNNNNNNNNNNNNNNNNNNNNNNNNNNNNNNNNNNNNNNNNNNNNNNNNNNNNNNNNNNNNNNNNNNNNNNNNNNNNNNNNNNNNNNNNNNNNNNNNNNNNNNNNNNNNNNNNNNNNNNNNNNNNNNNNNNNNNNNNNNNNNNNNNNNNNNNNNNNNNNNNNNNNNNNNNNNNNNNNNNNNNNNNNNNNNNNNNNNNNNNNNNNNNNNNNNNNNNNNNNNNNNNNNNNNNNNNNNNNNNNNNNNNNNNNNNNNNNNNNNNNNNNNNNNNNNNNNNNNNNNNNNNNNNNNNNNNNNNNNNNNNNNNNNNNNNNNNNNNNNNNNNNNNNNNNNNNNNNNNNNNNNNNNNNNNNNNNNNNNNNNNNNNNNNNNNNNNNNNNNNNNNNNNNNNNNNNNNNNNNNNNNNNNNNNNNNNNNNNNNNNNNNNNNNNNNNNNNNNNNNNNNNNNNNNNNNNNNNNNNNNNNNNNNNNNNNNNNNNNNNNNNNNNNNNNNNNNNNNNNNNNNNNNNNNNNNNNNNNNNNNNNNNNNNNNNNNNNNNNNNNNNNNNNNNNNNNNNNNNNNNNNNNNNNNNNNNNNNNNNNNNNNNNNNNNNNNNNNNNNNNNNNNNNNNNNNNNNNNNNNNNNNNNNNNNNNNNNNNNNNNNNNNNNNNNNNNNNNNNNNNNNNNNNNNNNNNNNNNNNNNNNNNNNNNNNNNNNNNNNNNNNNNNNNNNNNNNNNNNNNNNNNNNNNNNNNNNNNNNNNNNNNNNNNNNNNNNNNNNNNNNNNNNNNNNNNNNNNNNNNNNNNNNNNNNNNNNNNNNNNNNNNNNNNNNNNNNNNNNNNNNNNNNNNNNNNNNNNNNNNNNNNNNNNNNNNNNNNNNNNNNNNNNNNNNNNNNNNNNNNNNNNNNNNNNNNNNNNNNNNNNNNNNNNNNNNNNNNNNNNNNNNNNNNNNNNNNNNNNNNNNNNNNNNNNNNNNNNNNNNNNNNNNNNNNNNNNNNNNNNNNNNNNNNNNNNNNNNNNNNNNNNNNNNNNNNNNNNNNNNNNNNNNNNNNNNNNNNNNNNNNNNNNNNNNNNNNNNNNNNNNNNNNNNNNNNNNNNNNNNNNNNNNNNNNNNNNNNNNNNNNNNNNNNNNNNNNNNNNNNNNNNNNNNNNNNNNNNNNNNNNNNNNNNNNNNNNNNNNNNNNNNNNNNNNNNNNNNNNNNNNNNNNNNNNNNNNNNNNNNNNNNNNNNNNNNNNNNNNNNNNNNNNNNNNNNNNNNNNNNNNNNNNNNNNNNNNNNNNNNNNNNNNNNNNNNNNNNNNNNNNNNNNNNNNNNNNNNNNNNNNNNNNNNNNNNNNNNNNNNNNNNNNNNNNNNNNNNNNNNNNNNNNNNNNNNNNNNNNNNNNNNNNNNNNNNNNNNNNNNNNNNNNNNNNNNNNNNNNNNNNNNNNNNNNNNNNNNNNNNNNNNNNNNNNNNNNNNNNNNNNNNNNNNNNNNNNNNNNNNNNNNNNNNNNNNNNNNNNNNNNNNNNNNNNNNNNNNNNNNNNNNNNNNNNNNNNNNNNNNNNNNNNNNNNNNNNNNNNNNNNNNNNNNNNNNNNNNNNNNNNNNNNNNNNNNNNNNNNNNNNNNNNNNNNNNNNNNNNNNNNNNNNNNNNNNNNNNNNNNNNNNNNNNNNNNNNNNNNNNNNNNNNNNNNNNNNNNNNNNNNNNNNNNNNNNNNNNNNNNNNNNNNNNNNNNNNNNNNNNNNNNNNNNNNNNNNNNNNNNNNNNNNNNNNNNNNNNNNNNNNNNNNNNNNNNNNNNNNNNNNNNNNNNNNNNNNNNNNNNNNNNNNNNNNNNNNNNNNNNNNNNNNNNNNNNNNNNNNNNNNNNNNNNNNNNNNNNNNNNNNNNNNNNNNNNNNNNNNNNNNNNNNNNNNNNNNNNNNNNNNNNNNNNNNNNNNNNNNNNNNNNNNNNNNNNNNNNNNNNNNNNNNNNNNNNNNNNNNNNNNNNNNNNNNNNNNNNNNNNNNNNNNNNNNNNNNNNNNNNNNNNNNggggtggggtggggggtggggacTATACAATTATGCCTGTGGTGACAATGGGTTTTTGTAAGTGGAACCAATATTGGGCTGGATTATATGAAAACAGCCCAATgcaatcaatattttttaaatattgggCTGGATTATATTAACAGAAGCCCAACACATTAACCCTGTTAAATGGGCTTGAAAAATACTCCATTAGAAATGGGCTTGGAAATAGCCTTGTCTAAAATGGTTCGACTACGAATTTCACTAAATCGCGATTCGAAAGTggtgaataaggtgaccatatTGTAATGACAATTGTGTTTCAATTTTACATACTTCTTTATGTGgaaattcttttatatttatatttaatttgttaatatCAGTTAACAATATTTCaatcatctatatatatatatataactaataattattattattcttttagcAAATATAGTAactatttattattactattataatcaacatatatattgaaaacacacgagtaattatttatttaaaagttacttTCACtccacctaaaataaataaataaatttcaataaaCACGTGATTTTTATCAACTATTTTTTAATGAGTTAATTCATAGGAGAGTGGATGACATTTGCAAAATATTTGGTTGGTGATCAAACTTTAATAAGTTCATACTATATGACATTTTAATCCCAATCATTAACAGAGAACCTATTAATTAATTGGCTCACATGTCAactaattataataacaataataatgaaatgagaTTGAGATCTTAGATCTAACATTtaacttttcttatatatatatatatatatatatataacatcttTTTGGTACTCCatgtttgttttgtttatttaatttttattgaacaTCCACTTCCTCCCTTTTTAATTCCTAGCAAAATGATGTTTCGATAACCATAACAAAATTTATCAGAATcgatttatgtttaattttctaaattacaCTCCCATCTTTCAGATTAttcttctaaattatatataaatattttatattcatttatcaAATACGTTgtttaaataacttatttataattaaaacatttttttctgtaccaaatacatcaatttttttctatacCAATTTTTAATTAAACGTTTTTCCTAtaccaaatacattaattttttttttccataaatagtCCACCACTTTTTCTTGTgtcttatcttttttttttcttctaaaaggATAAAAggttactctttttttttttcgtaTACACATTAGTAAAATGTTAAAGGTGAAAAGGTTCATTAATTTCTGGAAAAAAGAAggctttttaaaaattatgttgttgttattagcTTATTGGTACAAATTTGGTCccaaatattgttattttaacttaataGTTGTACAAATGAAATTTGGCAATTTTAAAAGTAAGAGggtaatttttacattttttcattcaaatttatatttttgttgttttgattAGTCCAGCATTATGTAATTGCATACCGGCTCATATAAAGtgattttattaagaaaaaatatctttaaaatataattgtaaATACGCAATAAATACCATAAAACTATAAATTACAACGTgcacaaatatattaaaataaagagataagtgtcaaaaacacatataaactatacattttttatttgagtttcatacctaaattattgaaagtttgagtttcacacctaaactatcacttttaAAATTGAGAAACAGACCTCTCTCTTTTATACCACTTTCATCATGATACGTGTAATACAccctctctcttttattttacagAATTTCCACATCAAACTCCACATGGGCAAGACATTCAaccttgacaaaaaataaataaattattagtattagttaaattaaaaattaaaaactattataaaaaataatattttctttataatataaaatatttttcttacctcacaccatttttttaaaagttttttattttgtttgaatttcttttacaaaagtatttcattttttacttcatctcctCCCCCTCCTTAAAtactaatttagatattattttatttcttaaaagtaTAATTCTATCCATCTCACTTAACCCTTcgcttttcaattttttccccagtgtttagatatacatattgaaaatatttttacttgcCGCCAcaaaactttttatatttttttagttgtttatgttatattcggtacactagtagatttttttaaaagaaaaatatatgtacgtgcatatctaatacaaaataagaaaaacgtaaaaaaataaaaattaggagcgaaaactaaaatatgaaatttttaaaaatattttataaatatttttttaaaggatGGGGTTGTCGCGGGGAGGGGGATACGTGGACGAGGTAGTGGagtgagataagaaaaataatttaattttttatttggatagtaatctttaatttttaattaatattatttttttattatttaatttttatctagataaaatattttatctatgtaGAATGCCATGTGTCaaagttttttcatataaaaaagagAGTGCATTACACATACCACTAAGGTtatgtttctcaaactaaaaactgatagtttagatatgaaactcaCACCTCCAATAGTTTatgtatgaaactcaaaaaaggTGAATAATTTAGGtgtatttttgataattatctctaaaataaatttatatcttataaaaagatattctcatatatataataattataaagaaATGTAATGTAACCCCCCNNNNNNNNNNNNNNNNNNNNNNNNNNNNNtccttttttttttataaccaaGGATAGGCAAATTTAAAGTCATCGGGCGAAGGATTACGTACAAGAGCTAAAAAAATACCAGACTCCTTCATCAACCAGGTGCAATAGATATTTTGGAACAACTTAAGACCTCCGCAATAGCCACCCCATGGTCTAAAGACATTAAAACTTTGATGTTTTTTATCCCACCAAAAATTACAGTAAAAAAGAGTAGACATCTGTATATTCTCATGGAATGAGAAATCAAATTGTTCACCTGGTTTTAGTGTACGAAGTCCAAGATCATTATCTTTAGATTTACAATGAACTTTGACTAAAGGTGCATATTGAGAAAGGCCACTTACGAAACGTTCGGTAATTTTTGGATTTAAAGTAAAAGCATTTGTTATTTGCATAATGTTAATGAGCGAGAAAATAAGTAATGGAAGTAGAATGTTTGAGCAAGGATAATAAGCCATTTTGAGAgacaatatattttatgaatgcAAATGAAAATTGGTTTCATTCTATTTATAagaaatataatatcataaatgaTTTGAATAGTATTGAAGTTTGTTTGacttttcaattatttttttttaaaaaagtgtaaTCTAACGCTATCTTCActagtaaaattatttgaaattgacTTTGTCATTaaagatgtaattttttttcttaatacaTTTATGGGATATTCTAAGTAAATGCTAAGcgctttttattttcattttctaaattttaatgtaaatcaatttctttttgactaatttattgAAAAGATACTTATATGATAATTAACGTTGGACCAAAATTTTTAATaagtatttattcaaaattatttttcattttttggaaaaaaatatttttttagatttaaaaaaaagcttccgctacttttcaaaaatacatattttcttctaaaaaattaGTCGACCATTCCActttttaaacataatttttttttaaaatctacaATTCATTTTTTCTCTACTATATACTAGAAATAACTTGTTTCAACATGTTCGCTTAATGTcctctaatttaaatttaaggatatttttgtcttttcagtATTTTATTATAGTTACGTGTCTTATAgtgaattaaattttctttttctttggtgTACTGCAGAATCCCAGTAACTCAATATCACGCCATAAACTAGGTATgcaattgaatttttaaaattgtttatgtATTTGCATATTTTGgggattttaatttaatttttatggtTTATGTTGTTCTCTATTCATTTTGAAGAATGTCTTTCTAGCATTTacatatt
This window encodes:
- the LOC107012871 gene encoding uncharacterized protein At3g17950, producing MLDPATDLVPPPSSPTISSVSSSDLDTESTGSFFHDRSITLGTLMGVTFQAITFRAPSMTQNRQSIVESSAGAGITSQKNRKSKKSRVAAVEEEERRHCRRRRWWRLCRDECDSKPASLGEYLEVERRLGDGAFDGGAAAELEGVVIDAQPTNGRTLFADGRVLPPVEVEEESSSAGALGLCRFSVASLSGICSRGAGCVG